One Hippocampus zosterae strain Florida chromosome 4, ASM2543408v3, whole genome shotgun sequence genomic window carries:
- the LOC127599310 gene encoding zinc finger protein 501-like has translation MCAKIVNDDYDEALCRTKEEDEQQSQLLDVVFKKPHAVLHGTVICEDLPAEQQAQDPSYFHEEEERQPRCIKEEEENPEPPCIDENENETPPDVKEEEEEEDVTTLPFNCVIVKVEGHDEDEGDGDHCKGSQADILAPQSDSDNTTSHSPDSDDERAKGDVTCHTDGKRWECSQCGKSFDAKYTLKVHMRTHTGEKPYSCSVCNLSFSVRSSLVNHMRTHTGEKRYTCSVCGKRFTQKGQLTTHTRIHTGEKPYLCSVCNVTFSLRSSLVKHMRIHTGEKPYACSVCNISFSIRSGLVRHSRKHTGEKPFACSLCGKRFTIKGSLITHTRTHTGEKPFVCSICNLSFIDHSGLLQHKRTHTGEKPFACSICGKTFSLKGNLTTHTRTHTGEKPFACSVCDLSFTDRSGLLKHMRTHTGEKEFSCSVCGQRFSQRGTMTRHSKRHTGEKPFSCNVCAKRFYDKYEIKKHKCTLAYKTEINDTAGL, from the exons atgtgtgcaaaaataGTGAACGATGACTACGACGAAGCACTTTGTCGAACAAAAGAAGAGGACGAGCAGCAAAGTCAACTATTGGACGTTGTTTTCAAGAAGCCTCATGCTGTGTTACACGGAACAG TCATCTGTGAAGATCTTCCTGCTGAGCAGCAGGCGCAAGACCCCTCTTACTTTCACGAGGAAGAGGAGCGACAGCCCCGCtgcattaaagaggaagaggagaaccCAGAGCCCCCATGCATTGACGAAAATGAGAATGAGACGCCCCCCGATgttaaagaagaagaggaggaggaagatgtcaCCACATTGCCCTTCAATTGTGTCATTGTGAAGGTTGAAGGTCATGATGAAGATGAAGGTGATGGAGACCACTGTAAAGGATCACAAGCAGACATCTTAGCTCCCCAATCAGATAGTGACAACACAACGTCACATTCACCTGACTCTGATGATGAACGCGCAAAAGGGGATGTTACATGTCACACTGACGGCAAACGTTGGGAATGCTCTCAGTGTGGGAAAAGTTTTGATGCCAAGTATACTTTGAAAGTGcacatgagaacacacactggagagaaaccctaTTCGTGCTCAGTCTGCAACTTAAGCTTCAGTGTCCGTTCTTCCTTGGTTAATcacatgagaacacacactggggagaaacgaTACACCTGCTCAGTCTGTGGTAAAAGATTCACTCAGAAGGGTCAACTGACAACACACACAAGGATTCATACCGGCGAGAAACCTTACCTCTGCTCAGTCTGCAACGTGACTTTCAGTCTTCGTTCGTCCTTGGTCAAACACATGAGAATACACACAGGAGAGAAACCTTATGCTTGCTCAGTATGCAACATCAGTTTCAGTATTCGATCAGGATTAGTTCGCCACTCAAGAAAACACAcaggggagaaaccttttgcctgttcactGTGTGGGAAAAGATTCACTATAAAGGGAAGCttaataacacacacaagaacccatACCGGAGAGAAGCCTTTTGTTTGCTCGATCTGCAATTTAAGTTTCATTGATCATTCAGGGTTGCTCCAACACAAGAGAACAcatactggtgagaaaccttttgcctgctcaattTGTGGCAAAACATTCTCTTTAAAGGGGAATTTAACCACGCACACAAGAacgcacaccggagagaaaccttttgcatgTTCAGTCTGCGACTTAAGTTTCACTGACCGCTCGGGGTTGCTTAAacacatgagaacacacactggggaaaaagaGTTTTCCTGCTCGgtgtgtggccaaagattctctcagagaGGCACCATGACAAGACACTCTAAAAGACATACGGGTGAGAAACCATTCAGTTGCAATGTGTGCGCTAAAAGATTTTATGATAAGTATGAGATTAAGAAACACAAGTGCACTTTggcatataaaacagaaatcAATGATACTGCAGGACTTTAA
- the LOC127599330 gene encoding zinc finger protein OZF-like: protein MCKVEILRALLNQRLNSAVEEVIAAFQGTIAEYEEELSRTKQENERQRKILDAVFKKPQDELHREDINEDLRLKHQQPQCSHIKDEGEPTHHYRSVKEEEEDNVTNMPFATVPMNNEEDEDKCPSEQNGGAVQEPPCSSSSQHMPTEDDRDQCGGSRTESLIAPLSDSDDTTSFTSDTDNEHSKGDMTYHTNSKRLKCSHCGKNFAAGHNLNRHLRTHTGKKPFSCSVCNLSFTHRSGLVEHTRTHSGEKPFVCSVCGKRFTQRGSLIKHTRTHTGDKPFTCSVCNLSFGNRSSLGTHTRTHTGEKPFVCSVCGKRFSVKGNLRSHTRTHTGEKPFTCSVCNISFRYRTGLIQHTRTHTGERPFCCLVCGQRFSQKQNLISHTRIHTGERPFSCSVCDKKFYVKYHVKRHKCAGAKSSNLQSC from the exons ATGTGTAAAGTAGAAATACTGAGAGCCCTGCTGAACCAGCGACTAAATTCGGCTGTTGAGGAAGTGATTGCGGCGTTtcaaggaacaatagcagagtATGAGGAGGAACTTTCACGAACAAAACAGGAGAACGAGCGACAACGTAAAATATTGGACGCTGTTTTCAAGAAGCCCCAAGATGAATTACACAGAGAAG ACATCAATGAAGATCTTCGCCTCAAGCACCAGCAGCCACAGTGCTCCCACATTAAAGATGAAGGGGAGCCAACGCACCACTACCGGTCtgttaaagaggaagaggaggataatGTCACCAATATGCCATTTGCTACCGTCCCTATGAATAATGAAGAGGATGAAGACAAATGCCCAAGTGAGCAAAATGGAGGAGCTGTGCAAGAGCCTCCATGCAGCAGCTCAAGTCAACACATGCCAACAGAAGATGATAGAGACCAGTGTGGAGGATCACGGACAGAAAGCCTCATAGCGCCACTATCAGACAGTGACGACACAACCTCTTTTACTTCTGACACTGACAATGAACACTCGAAAGGTGATATGACATATCACACTAACAGCAAACGGTTGAAGTGCTCTCATTGTGGGAAAAACTTTGCTGCCGGGCATAATCTGAACCGGCACTTGAGAACACACACAGGaaagaaacctttttcctgctcagtCTGCAACTTGAGTTTCACTCATAGATCAGGATTGGTtgaacacacaagaacacacagtggggagaaaccttttgtctgctcagtttgtggtaagAGATTCACACAAAGGGGAAGTTTAATTaagcacacaagaacacacacaggaGATAAACCTTTTACATGCTCAGTTTGCAACTTAAGTTTCGGGAATCGTTCAAGTTTaggaacacacacaagaacacacactggagagaagccttttgtctgctcagtttgtggtaagAGATTTTCTGTCAAGGGAAATTTAAGATCACATACAAGaacgcacactggagagaaacctttcacCTGCTCAGTCTGTAACATAAGCTTTAGGTATCGTACAGGATTGATtcaacacacaagaacacatacTGGTGAGAGACCATTTTGCTGTTTAGTgtgtggccaaagattttctcaaaagcagaATTTAATTTCACACACAAGAATACATACTGGTGAGAGACCGTTCAGTTGCAGTGTATGTGACAAAAAATTCTATGTAAAGTATCATGTTAAAAGACACAAGTGTGCTGGGGCAAAGAGCAGCAATCTACAAAGTTGCTAG